In the genome of Opitutia bacterium KCR 482, one region contains:
- a CDS encoding right-handed parallel beta-helix repeat-containing protein yields the protein MNKRDFLTGAGIMTAATLANAIPASEAKAPGALNVRDFGAKGDGKTSDTAAIQAALDAAGKTEGTVYFPSGVYLCSDLKVRPYTTLLSEPQWIYSGEKRGAVLQLDSENASCLLDITRAYAARIRGLTLCGIRNAEKRIHGIYLNNEKFSPKEDTVVIDDVKVQKFSGHGIFLQRVWLFIIRHSIFYSNAGCGAMLIGWDGFVADNQFSGNASHGFACAGVGSTVMFTANRVEWNRQYGLYIPKGNTWNITGNSFDRNFGAGLKLENVDSITVTGNVFRRCGKDSGQLAEGETSAQVIFDGSKGICVSGNAFKAGRDDGGKGKYTPQVGFILKNLSHSVISNNTLYRGYMNEMKLDLGGHGRDFIFSNNVGCPFGE from the coding sequence ATGAACAAACGGGATTTTCTCACAGGCGCGGGAATAATGACCGCGGCAACTCTTGCAAACGCAATTCCGGCATCCGAGGCAAAAGCGCCGGGCGCGCTCAACGTGCGCGACTTCGGCGCAAAGGGAGACGGAAAAACCTCGGATACCGCCGCGATTCAGGCGGCTCTCGACGCCGCGGGCAAAACCGAGGGCACGGTGTATTTTCCGAGCGGCGTGTACTTGTGCTCCGACCTTAAAGTGCGCCCGTACACAACCCTGCTTTCCGAACCGCAATGGATTTATTCGGGCGAAAAACGCGGCGCGGTGCTGCAACTCGACTCCGAAAACGCAAGCTGCTTGCTCGACATTACGAGAGCATACGCCGCGCGCATACGCGGGCTGACGCTTTGCGGCATACGCAATGCGGAAAAGCGCATACACGGAATCTACCTCAACAACGAAAAATTCAGCCCGAAAGAGGACACGGTCGTAATAGACGACGTTAAGGTGCAAAAATTTTCGGGGCACGGAATTTTCCTGCAGCGCGTGTGGCTGTTTATAATCCGCCACAGCATATTTTACTCCAACGCGGGTTGCGGAGCAATGCTGATAGGCTGGGACGGATTCGTTGCGGACAACCAGTTTTCGGGAAACGCCTCGCACGGTTTCGCCTGCGCGGGAGTCGGAAGCACGGTGATGTTCACAGCCAACCGCGTTGAATGGAACAGGCAATACGGGCTATACATACCCAAGGGGAACACATGGAATATCACGGGCAATTCGTTCGACAGAAACTTCGGCGCGGGCTTGAAGCTCGAAAACGTAGATTCCATCACGGTTACGGGAAACGTGTTCCGCCGCTGCGGCAAGGACAGCGGACAACTTGCGGAGGGCGAAACTTCGGCGCAGGTGATTTTCGACGGCTCGAAGGGAATCTGCGTAAGCGGCAACGCGTTCAAGGCGGGACGCGACGATGGAGGGAAAGGCAAATACACGCCGCAGGTAGGGTTTATATTGAAGAATCTTTCGCATTCGGTAATATCGAACAATACCCTCTACCGCGGATACATGAACGAAATGAAACTCGATCTCGGCGGGCACGGCAGGGATTTTATATTTTCGAACAACGTAGGCTGCCCCTTCGGGGAGTAA
- the argH gene encoding argininosuccinate lyase gives MKKDGKESQASWGGRFSEAPSDLMLRFSESVSFDKLLARFDIQGSTAHAKMLAKTGIISKSECRQIVGGLAKILKRIEKGDFQWSASLEDVHMNIEQALTKEVPAAAKLHTARSRNDQVATDMRLFFKYACAEIVAKLEKLLRVLVDFADANRAVFIPGYTHLQRAQPVSAAHHILAWVEMFARDVERFKFAFDAANVCPLGSGAIAGTTLPIDRLETAELLGFTDPETGDPVLTGNSMDAVADRDLFLEFAFACATLGVHLSRVSEDVIIWNTSEFAFVSLPDTFTTGSSLMPQKKNPDAFELMRGKSARLIGNLSALFALVKGLPLTYNRDLQEDKPPIFDSFAQTSICLDVLTECAKKIKFRKDKCDLAVSDPLLLATDLADYFVMRGVPFRKAHHCVGEIVALSERKKTPIDKLDDADVFAICDKADKSWRDVFDLKRAFAMREKIGMPGARQIESQISAWREALKK, from the coding sequence ATGAAAAAAGACGGAAAAGAATCTCAGGCAAGCTGGGGCGGCAGGTTTTCGGAAGCCCCCAGCGATTTGATGTTGCGTTTCAGCGAGTCCGTATCGTTCGACAAACTCCTTGCGCGTTTCGATATTCAGGGCTCGACGGCGCACGCGAAAATGCTCGCAAAAACGGGAATCATATCGAAGTCGGAGTGCAGGCAGATTGTGGGCGGGCTTGCGAAAATTTTAAAGAGAATCGAAAAGGGAGACTTCCAGTGGAGTGCGTCGCTCGAAGACGTCCACATGAACATCGAGCAGGCGCTCACAAAGGAAGTTCCCGCCGCCGCAAAGCTCCACACAGCCCGCAGCCGCAACGACCAGGTTGCCACCGACATGCGCCTCTTTTTCAAATACGCCTGCGCTGAGATTGTCGCAAAGCTCGAAAAGCTTCTGCGCGTGCTTGTCGATTTTGCCGACGCAAACAGGGCGGTTTTCATTCCCGGCTACACGCATTTGCAGCGCGCCCAGCCCGTGAGCGCGGCGCACCACATACTGGCGTGGGTCGAAATGTTCGCCCGCGACGTCGAGCGTTTTAAGTTCGCATTCGACGCCGCCAACGTGTGCCCGCTCGGCAGCGGGGCGATTGCGGGAACGACGCTTCCCATCGACAGGCTTGAAACCGCCGAGCTTCTCGGCTTTACCGACCCCGAAACGGGAGATCCCGTCCTTACGGGCAACAGCATGGACGCCGTCGCCGACCGCGACCTTTTCCTCGAATTCGCGTTCGCGTGCGCGACGCTCGGCGTGCACCTTTCGAGGGTTTCGGAAGACGTCATAATTTGGAATACGTCGGAGTTCGCGTTCGTTTCGCTGCCCGACACGTTCACGACGGGTTCGTCGCTCATGCCGCAGAAGAAAAACCCCGACGCGTTCGAGCTTATGCGCGGAAAATCCGCGCGGCTCATCGGCAATTTGTCCGCGCTTTTCGCGCTCGTCAAGGGGCTTCCGCTCACATACAACCGCGACTTACAGGAGGACAAACCCCCGATTTTCGACTCCTTCGCCCAAACCTCCATTTGCCTCGACGTTCTGACCGAATGCGCAAAGAAAATCAAGTTCCGCAAAGACAAGTGCGACCTCGCCGTCTCCGACCCGCTTCTGCTTGCGACCGACCTCGCCGACTATTTCGTCATGCGCGGCGTTCCGTTCAGAAAGGCGCACCACTGCGTGGGCGAAATCGTCGCGCTTTCGGAGCGCAAAAAAACGCCGATAGACAAGCTCGACGACGCCGACGTTTTTGCAATCTGCGACAAGGCGGACAAATCGTGGCGCGATGTTTTCGACCTCAAACGCGCGTTTGCCATGCGCGAGAAAATCGGCATGCCGGGGGCGCGCCAGATAGAGTCGCAAATATCGGCGTGGCGCGAAGCCCTGAAAAAATAG